From a single Lewinella sp. LCG006 genomic region:
- a CDS encoding acyl carrier protein codes for MSNLEKYNQAFTKVFEVDEHLLNEDFNADSLDKWDSITQLSLVTELEDTFDIMLDSEDLLNLRSYEEGKVILGKYEVSI; via the coding sequence ATGAGTAATCTGGAAAAATACAATCAAGCCTTTACAAAAGTCTTCGAAGTGGATGAGCATTTGCTAAACGAGGACTTTAATGCGGACAGCTTAGATAAGTGGGATTCTATCACCCAGTTGAGCTTAGTGACGGAGTTGGAAGACACCTTTGATATTATGCTGGATTCAGAAGATCTTTTAAATCTCCGGTCGTACGAGGAAGGGAAAGTAATTCTTGGAAAATATGAAGTAAGTATCTAA
- a CDS encoding class I SAM-dependent methyltransferase: MHPLPQNTLERIIPDLLATGETTGRDTLALHVARYEYAAKFAYGYVLDAACGVGYGSALLAKAARIDTVVGIDMEERAIAYAKEKYNAPNISYLATDVYLYKPTVFFDCIVSLETIEHLPDPEGCIRHFYKLLRPGGMLIASVPITPSMDANPHHLTDFSAKLFIQCLEYAGFVIEDQYLQIQSYNPFKLWRGKEQRGKNIRSGLLRWYWRHPDKFWLRITSLLSHGFQNRYLTVKAKKQGA, encoded by the coding sequence TTGCACCCTCTCCCCCAAAATACCCTAGAACGCATCATCCCCGACCTATTAGCTACGGGTGAAACTACAGGTCGGGATACTTTGGCGCTGCATGTTGCGCGGTATGAATACGCTGCTAAGTTTGCTTATGGTTACGTACTAGATGCCGCATGTGGTGTTGGCTATGGTAGTGCATTGTTGGCTAAAGCTGCCCGTATTGATACCGTTGTTGGGATTGACATGGAGGAAAGAGCAATCGCTTATGCAAAAGAAAAGTACAACGCACCGAATATCTCCTATTTGGCTACCGATGTTTATTTGTACAAGCCTACAGTATTTTTTGATTGCATTGTGTCACTAGAAACTATAGAACATCTGCCCGATCCTGAGGGGTGCATTAGGCATTTTTACAAGCTACTTCGGCCTGGCGGTATGCTCATTGCTTCCGTTCCTATCACTCCTTCGATGGATGCTAACCCTCATCATCTTACTGATTTTAGTGCTAAATTATTTATCCAGTGTCTGGAATACGCAGGCTTTGTGATTGAAGATCAGTACCTGCAAATCCAATCCTATAATCCATTCAAATTATGGAGGGGCAAGGAACAACGAGGGAAAAATATCAGGTCTGGATTATTAAGATGGTACTGGCGTCATCCCGACAAGTTTTGGCTTCGAATTACATCCTTGCTGTCACATGGTTTTCAAAATCGCTATTTGACAGTAAAAGCTAAGAAACAGGGTGCTTGA
- a CDS encoding glycosyltransferase family 4 protein yields the protein MKGQLKYFTDLGYKCYLIAPDDERTRNYCQEEGAILLPVAIHREISIFNDLKSLWVIIKHFYRIQPDIVNVGTPKMGLLGSLAGKMTGVKTRIYTCRGYRFEHEKGAMRKVLIAMEKLTSWAAHRVICISLSVQELGVQHAIFSREKSKVINKGSSNGIELDQFSANQVPKAATASLREALGINDTDFVYGFVGRLIDRKGIKELYDAFERLSLVLPNIKLVVVGPVEKSQISDLTILEKLEEHSNILMVGKQADVPLYLSLMDVFVLPAWWEGFGNVLVQAAAMGVPVISTTGTGSRDAVNDNYNGILVPPKDTQALVEAMKHLYQNESLREQLGENGVAWSKHFKNTTIWEGMRELYEEQNV from the coding sequence ATCAAAGGACAATTAAAGTACTTTACAGATTTGGGGTACAAATGTTATTTAATAGCCCCCGATGACGAGCGTACCAGAAATTATTGTCAGGAAGAGGGAGCGATACTTTTACCCGTCGCGATCCATCGAGAGATTTCTATTTTCAATGATCTAAAGTCTTTATGGGTAATCATTAAGCATTTTTACCGCATCCAACCTGATATTGTTAATGTAGGCACGCCCAAAATGGGGCTCTTGGGAAGTTTAGCGGGTAAGATGACAGGAGTAAAGACAAGAATCTACACGTGTAGAGGTTATCGTTTTGAGCACGAGAAAGGAGCTATGCGGAAGGTTCTTATCGCTATGGAAAAATTGACCTCTTGGGCGGCTCATAGGGTAATTTGCATAAGTTTATCTGTACAGGAACTAGGAGTGCAGCATGCTATATTTTCCAGAGAAAAAAGCAAAGTAATAAATAAAGGTAGCAGTAATGGGATAGAGCTGGATCAGTTTTCTGCGAACCAGGTGCCCAAAGCAGCTACTGCTAGTTTGCGGGAAGCACTTGGTATCAATGATACGGATTTCGTTTATGGTTTTGTAGGAAGACTCATTGATCGTAAAGGGATCAAGGAGTTGTATGATGCTTTTGAACGATTATCTCTGGTGCTCCCTAATATTAAATTGGTTGTTGTGGGCCCTGTCGAAAAAAGTCAAATTTCAGATTTGACCATTTTAGAAAAATTAGAGGAGCATAGTAACATCTTGATGGTGGGCAAACAAGCAGACGTACCACTATATTTATCATTAATGGATGTCTTTGTTTTACCCGCTTGGTGGGAGGGATTTGGCAACGTACTGGTGCAAGCAGCGGCTATGGGAGTCCCCGTAATTAGTACCACGGGTACAGGAAGCAGAGACGCGGTAAATGATAATTACAATGGGATATTAGTCCCTCCAAAAGATACACAAGCATTAGTAGAGGCCATGAAGCATTTGTATCAGAATGAATCACTAAGAGAGCAGCTGGGTGAGAATGGGGTGGCCTGGTCGAAGCATTTCAAAAATACGACTATTTGGGAGGGGATGCGCGAATTATACGAGGAACAAAATGTATAA
- a CDS encoding sugar transferase, which translates to MYKNLVKPALDMMIGIIALILLSPVMLVVGIMLAVANGGSPLFFQQRPGKDGKLFRLVKFKTMTDKKNATGQLLPDKDRITKIGGLVRKTSLDELPQLVNVVKGDMSIVGPRPLLVQYLELYNDFQHQRHLVRPGITGWAQINGRNAVSWEERFELDVWYVNHISFRLDLVILFKTVGKIWKQEGINAQPGATMTVFTGTKEQNQLTKNN; encoded by the coding sequence ATGTATAAGAACTTAGTTAAACCAGCGTTGGATATGATGATAGGCATTATTGCCTTGATTTTATTATCTCCAGTAATGCTAGTAGTAGGGATTATGTTGGCCGTAGCAAACGGAGGAAGCCCGTTGTTTTTTCAACAGCGTCCTGGTAAAGATGGCAAGCTATTTCGTCTGGTCAAGTTTAAAACCATGACGGATAAAAAAAATGCTACTGGTCAGCTTCTGCCTGATAAGGATAGAATTACAAAAATTGGGGGATTGGTGAGAAAGACATCGCTGGATGAATTGCCCCAACTTGTTAATGTCGTCAAGGGAGATATGAGTATTGTAGGCCCTAGGCCCCTATTGGTCCAGTACCTTGAGTTGTACAATGATTTTCAGCACCAACGGCACTTGGTTCGGCCCGGAATAACGGGTTGGGCACAGATCAATGGCCGTAATGCGGTATCTTGGGAAGAGCGGTTTGAGCTGGATGTTTGGTACGTAAATCATATCTCCTTTCGTTTAGATCTTGTTATTCTCTTCAAAACCGTAGGTAAGATTTGGAAACAAGAAGGTATCAATGCTCAACCTGGAGCCACCATGACTGTTTTTACAGGAACAAAAGAACAAAATCAACTCACTAAAAATAACTAA
- a CDS encoding 3-oxoacyl-[acyl-carrier-protein] synthase III C-terminal domain-containing protein — protein sequence MPQVKIKNIHIEAMAAAVPDRQAATSSYAESLGKEKVSLWEDTNGISSRYLSSEEQTASDLGFVAANAILADKQIDKEEIGVIIVATSTPDYRGPATACVLHGRLGLSIDCIAFDLNLGDCGFVIGLQTASSILATTNKQYALLITGDTTSMQLDYSKDSSLFFGDAASAVLLKKDLGAREEIIVETGVESTGYDAFMLAEGGFRDDARKNNQGYLQFSEEHWWSFLNNQFTRHLNHFLSSNKHAFSKESVLILPQMGNRTNVAFVEGVESRFSNVPRVFDLFANTRGATIPLVLAHLYGKDTSDKELEVVGTALGEGMSWGLTLFSVTASAILPIIITAEVFAEGSVAREI from the coding sequence ATGCCACAAGTAAAAATTAAAAATATCCATATTGAAGCTATGGCGGCGGCTGTTCCCGATCGCCAAGCCGCTACTAGTTCTTACGCGGAGAGTTTAGGTAAAGAAAAGGTGAGCTTGTGGGAAGATACCAATGGGATTTCAAGCAGATATCTTTCAAGCGAAGAGCAAACCGCTAGTGACTTAGGATTTGTTGCAGCTAATGCTATTCTAGCAGATAAACAGATCGATAAGGAAGAAATTGGAGTAATCATCGTCGCTACGAGTACACCAGATTACAGAGGTCCGGCCACCGCTTGCGTTTTACACGGCCGTTTAGGATTGTCTATCGATTGCATTGCCTTCGATCTTAATTTAGGAGATTGCGGATTTGTTATTGGATTACAGACGGCAAGCTCCATTTTAGCAACGACGAACAAGCAGTATGCACTTCTAATTACAGGCGATACGACGAGTATGCAATTGGATTATTCGAAAGATTCTTCCTTGTTTTTTGGAGATGCAGCAAGCGCAGTATTATTAAAGAAAGATTTGGGGGCTAGGGAGGAGATTATAGTTGAGACAGGAGTTGAGTCAACGGGTTATGATGCTTTCATGTTAGCAGAAGGAGGGTTTCGAGATGATGCGCGAAAGAATAATCAGGGATATTTACAATTCTCAGAAGAGCATTGGTGGAGCTTTTTGAATAATCAATTCACGCGCCATCTTAATCATTTTTTGAGCAGCAATAAGCACGCTTTTTCGAAGGAGTCAGTATTAATATTGCCTCAAATGGGAAATAGGACAAATGTTGCTTTTGTAGAGGGAGTTGAAAGCCGGTTTAGCAATGTCCCGCGTGTTTTTGATCTTTTCGCGAATACCAGGGGAGCAACAATCCCTTTGGTTCTTGCACATTTATATGGAAAAGATACAAGCGATAAGGAGCTGGAAGTTGTAGGAACAGCCTTAGGAGAGGGAATGTCCTGGGGATTGACGCTATTTTCAGTGACGGCATCAGCAATATTGCCAATAATTATTACTGCTGAGGTTTTTGCAGAAGGGAGTGTAGCTCGCGAAATTTAA
- a CDS encoding AMP-binding protein, whose protein sequence is MFLGLNEKNSTSTAIIDDSKASVTYGELCTFSQTFSSFVKKRTLAFILCDNEIGAIAGFIASLSNAVVPLLLSSKIDKVLLDQLIEKYHPTYFWQSSDTEFDFKSEPIFSAYGYELLTTGLTPYSLHEDLSMLLSTSGSTGSPKLVRHSYKNVERNAENVARFFELSTEDRPIAALPIHYTMGLSVVVSHLYAGATILLTKRGLLDPAFWQFLKEQKATSFTGVPYNFELLHKLRFFRMDLPSLTLLTQGGGKLSEQLFKDFADFADRTGKKFIATYGQTEGTARMAYLPAHLATQKTGSIGYAIPEGRLYVVNDKGEELLDREQVGEMVYEGPNVTMGYATEGVDLSKGDENHGVLYTGDIVKRDEDDAYYIIGRKNRFLKLYGLRISLDEIEQMIKSNFKVDCACSGDDQKMIVRITEEDIIKEVSKYIADKTQLYHQAFEVVYEETILRNEAGKIMY, encoded by the coding sequence ATGTTTTTAGGACTAAACGAAAAAAACAGTACATCAACGGCCATTATTGATGACAGTAAGGCGAGTGTGACATATGGTGAATTATGTACGTTTTCACAAACCTTTTCTTCTTTTGTAAAAAAAAGGACACTGGCGTTCATTCTTTGTGATAATGAAATTGGAGCTATTGCCGGATTTATTGCAAGCCTTTCCAATGCTGTTGTTCCTTTGTTGCTGAGTAGTAAAATAGATAAAGTATTACTCGATCAGCTTATAGAAAAATACCATCCTACCTACTTCTGGCAAAGTAGTGATACCGAATTTGATTTTAAGTCGGAGCCTATATTTAGCGCTTATGGATATGAGCTTTTAACAACAGGTCTGACTCCTTATAGTTTGCATGAAGACCTGTCAATGTTGTTATCTACCTCTGGTAGTACGGGAAGTCCTAAATTGGTACGGCATAGCTACAAAAACGTAGAACGTAACGCGGAAAATGTAGCCCGATTTTTTGAATTATCAACAGAAGATCGCCCAATTGCTGCTTTGCCAATACACTATACAATGGGGCTTTCTGTCGTTGTGAGCCACCTCTATGCAGGTGCCACTATTCTTTTGACAAAGAGAGGCCTACTTGATCCAGCATTTTGGCAATTTCTTAAAGAACAAAAAGCAACCAGTTTTACGGGAGTTCCTTACAACTTCGAATTACTGCACAAGTTGAGGTTTTTCAGGATGGATTTGCCATCCTTAACCTTACTTACCCAAGGAGGAGGAAAGCTTTCGGAGCAGTTGTTTAAAGACTTTGCAGACTTTGCGGATCGAACCGGTAAAAAGTTTATTGCTACGTATGGACAAACAGAAGGCACCGCGAGAATGGCTTACCTACCCGCACATCTAGCCACCCAAAAGACGGGGAGTATAGGGTATGCTATTCCTGAAGGGAGATTGTACGTGGTAAATGACAAAGGAGAAGAACTACTAGATAGAGAACAGGTAGGAGAGATGGTATACGAAGGGCCTAATGTCACAATGGGATACGCTACAGAAGGAGTAGATTTGAGCAAAGGAGACGAAAACCACGGGGTTTTATATACCGGAGATATAGTGAAACGAGATGAAGATGATGCTTACTATATCATAGGGAGAAAAAACAGGTTTCTTAAGTTATACGGTTTGAGAATAAGTTTAGACGAAATTGAACAAATGATAAAATCCAACTTCAAGGTTGATTGTGCTTGTTCAGGGGATGATCAGAAAATGATAGTTAGGATAACTGAGGAAGATATCATTAAGGAAGTAAGTAAATACATTGCCGATAAAACGCAGCTGTATCATCAAGCTTTTGAAGTTGTTTATGAGGAGACAATTTTAAGAAACGAAGCAGGGAAAATAATGTATTAG
- a CDS encoding SDR family NAD(P)-dependent oxidoreductase — MEKDDRRLLTNKVALITGASKGIGKAIAERYAEEGATVYANAREEGGIDEWAKVLSENHGVPVNPLYFDVRDEKAIRENIMKIKKQSGGIDILVNNAGVVSYEMLAMINANHFREMFEVNVVAVIQLIQLVSRLMQRQKSGSIINISSIVGVEGVSGQLAYSATKGAVISLTKSAAKELAVNNIRVNAVAPGMINTERLSQVLTEKFSDRVNSIGMGRLGEPSEVADTCVYLGCDLSKYVTGQIIKVDGGTII, encoded by the coding sequence ATGGAAAAGGACGATAGAAGACTACTTACGAATAAAGTCGCATTAATAACCGGAGCAAGTAAAGGTATAGGTAAGGCTATAGCTGAACGTTACGCCGAAGAAGGAGCTACGGTATACGCTAATGCAAGAGAAGAAGGAGGCATAGATGAGTGGGCGAAAGTGCTTAGTGAAAACCATGGTGTACCCGTAAACCCTCTTTATTTTGATGTTCGTGACGAAAAAGCGATTCGTGAGAACATTATGAAGATTAAAAAGCAAAGCGGAGGTATTGATATTCTCGTGAATAACGCAGGAGTTGTAAGCTACGAGATGTTGGCTATGATTAATGCTAATCATTTTCGAGAAATGTTTGAAGTTAATGTAGTAGCGGTTATTCAGCTTATTCAACTCGTTTCCCGATTAATGCAAAGGCAAAAAAGCGGATCCATCATCAATATTTCCAGTATTGTTGGTGTAGAAGGAGTGAGTGGACAATTGGCTTATTCAGCTACAAAAGGAGCGGTAATTTCGCTTACCAAATCTGCCGCAAAGGAACTGGCAGTTAATAACATTCGTGTCAATGCCGTTGCTCCGGGGATGATTAATACAGAACGATTAAGTCAAGTCTTGACCGAAAAATTCAGTGATCGTGTGAATAGCATCGGCATGGGGCGTTTAGGTGAGCCGTCTGAAGTTGCTGATACTTGTGTCTATCTGGGGTGCGATCTTTCAAAGTATGTCACAGGCCAGATAATCAAGGTAGACGGAGGCACAATTATCTGA
- a CDS encoding 3-oxoacyl-ACP synthase III family protein, translating into MIVHSLIDSVSIEGVSVALPTQRVPVSSFYPLFGEDVVDKFSDVTGVNSYHRSIPQQTAADLGFEAALDLISKSDVDTDEIKYLVFVTQKPDFRVPSTAFHLHQRLKLKEDCLCFDLNLACSGFVYGLQVVSSLLQNAGKGKALLITGDTSHRTFSPVDRTLIMLFGDSGTATLIGNDPASEQMHFALRTNGEKFKSIITPSGAYRNRNAPVERVEWNDGIERSDYDTHMKGMDVFSFSITDVPRLLKDFMASLDTTPDDYDCFALHQANVYILKQIARKLKMSMEKIPIALDRFGNNSSNSIPLVLADHFGGQNQGEKRIMMSGFGAGLSWACCDIHLSTKVIHPIIFTDKFFSPV; encoded by the coding sequence ATGATCGTTCATAGTTTGATTGATAGTGTTTCGATAGAGGGTGTTTCAGTAGCACTACCTACTCAGCGTGTACCTGTATCAAGCTTTTATCCACTCTTTGGAGAGGATGTCGTTGATAAATTTTCAGATGTTACAGGCGTAAACAGCTACCATCGTTCTATTCCTCAACAAACGGCTGCAGATTTAGGATTTGAGGCCGCTTTGGACTTAATTAGTAAAAGTGATGTTGATACCGATGAGATAAAATACCTGGTATTTGTTACCCAGAAACCTGATTTTCGAGTACCATCTACTGCTTTTCATTTACACCAGCGGTTAAAATTGAAGGAAGATTGCCTGTGCTTCGATCTAAACTTAGCCTGTTCCGGGTTTGTCTATGGCCTACAGGTCGTATCATCACTTTTACAGAACGCAGGGAAGGGCAAGGCACTATTAATTACCGGAGATACTTCGCACCGGACCTTTTCGCCTGTTGACCGAACGCTGATAATGTTATTTGGCGATAGTGGTACTGCAACACTCATTGGTAATGATCCTGCCTCTGAACAAATGCATTTTGCCCTCAGGACGAATGGAGAAAAATTCAAGAGTATCATTACGCCATCAGGCGCTTACCGCAATAGAAATGCTCCCGTTGAGAGGGTAGAATGGAACGATGGCATTGAACGTTCTGATTATGATACCCATATGAAAGGAATGGATGTCTTTAGTTTTTCCATTACAGATGTACCTCGGCTACTGAAGGATTTTATGGCATCACTAGACACAACTCCTGATGATTATGACTGCTTTGCTTTGCATCAGGCTAATGTTTATATTTTAAAACAAATCGCTAGAAAACTTAAGATGTCCATGGAGAAGATTCCGATTGCGCTTGATCGCTTCGGAAATAATAGTAGCAACTCTATTCCTCTGGTCTTGGCGGATCATTTTGGTGGTCAAAATCAAGGTGAGAAAAGAATTATGATGAGCGGTTTTGGTGCTGGACTTTCTTGGGCTTGCTGTGATATTCATTTATCAACAAAGGTGATTCATCCAATTATTTTTACAGATAAGTTCTTTTCTCCAGTCTAA
- a CDS encoding NeuD/PglB/VioB family sugar acetyltransferase, with protein sequence MKNLVIIGAGGFAREIYDLANFCFQDDSTFKVKGFLSDGPSTIQSMGYPPVLGTVSNYQLEEGDVFFCGIGNVNDRKKTVEIILEKGGAFINLIHPTAMISPSVKIGKGVGIKAFSVLASDVSIGDFSFLQSSVIMGHDVSIGRFCHVNSFAFFAGYARVENLGVVNAGARLIQNVKVEEGAVVGVGSVVLKRVKAGTTVFGNPARVIPS encoded by the coding sequence ATGAAGAATTTAGTAATTATTGGTGCTGGTGGATTCGCTAGGGAGATTTATGACTTAGCGAATTTTTGTTTTCAGGATGATTCCACATTTAAGGTGAAAGGCTTTCTTAGTGATGGCCCATCTACTATCCAGTCAATGGGGTACCCTCCTGTTCTTGGTACAGTAAGTAACTACCAACTTGAAGAAGGTGATGTGTTTTTTTGTGGCATTGGGAATGTGAACGACCGTAAGAAAACGGTTGAAATTATTCTTGAAAAAGGTGGAGCGTTCATTAATTTGATTCATCCTACTGCAATGATTTCTCCCAGTGTAAAAATTGGAAAGGGGGTTGGAATAAAAGCTTTTTCGGTGCTTGCCAGTGATGTCTCGATTGGAGACTTTTCTTTTCTACAGAGCTCTGTAATTATGGGGCATGATGTTAGCATCGGTAGGTTTTGTCATGTCAATTCATTTGCCTTTTTTGCCGGATATGCCCGGGTTGAGAATTTGGGCGTAGTTAATGCAGGTGCCAGATTAATACAAAATGTCAAAGTAGAGGAAGGTGCGGTAGTTGGTGTAGGTAGTGTCGTCTTAAAGCGAGTGAAAGCAGGGACTACAGTTTTTGGAAATCCAGCAAGAGTAATTCCGTCATAA
- a CDS encoding glycosyltransferase family 2 protein, which translates to MNTSITNSSTPLIVIPSYNEAPAILLSTVTEVLALGYRVLVIDDGSDAPALDGFIHQCLTVVRHSINLGQGAALQTAITLATFRKEAIIVTFDADGQHDVCDIKKILCPLQEGHADVVLGSRFLNEAYHSSVPLKRRILLRMGIVFNHLLCGVRMSDAHNGLRGLNLHAMQQIRLRENRMAHATELIWQIKQSTLRWQEVPVNITYSAYSMQKDNAWWRALRIMRDVLTRRMLPDGQPIPGSTLLFWSLVLILLGVSLRTYGWLFCLTGSLFSIGALLVYRHHRRKLLEKTIEVRRSALQHHLDVTEKQLP; encoded by the coding sequence TTGAATACATCGATTACCAATTCTTCTACTCCTCTTATTGTTATACCTTCCTACAATGAGGCACCGGCCATACTCCTTAGCACGGTTACGGAGGTACTAGCCCTCGGTTATCGGGTGCTTGTCATTGATGATGGTTCTGATGCACCTGCACTGGATGGCTTCATTCACCAGTGCCTTACAGTGGTACGGCATAGTATCAATTTAGGTCAGGGGGCCGCTTTACAAACAGCCATCACTTTAGCTACTTTCAGAAAAGAAGCTATAATCGTAACCTTTGATGCCGATGGGCAGCACGATGTTTGCGATATAAAAAAGATATTATGTCCTCTACAGGAGGGCCATGCAGATGTCGTTTTGGGTAGCCGTTTCCTAAATGAAGCTTACCATTCATCAGTACCCTTAAAGCGGCGAATACTCTTGCGAATGGGTATAGTATTCAATCATCTTCTCTGTGGTGTAAGGATGAGTGATGCTCACAACGGCTTGCGTGGCCTCAACTTGCATGCCATGCAGCAAATACGTCTGCGAGAAAATCGGATGGCGCATGCTACAGAGCTAATTTGGCAAATCAAACAATCAACATTGCGATGGCAGGAAGTACCCGTAAATATTACCTATTCGGCCTATTCTATGCAGAAAGATAATGCTTGGTGGCGTGCTCTTCGAATCATGCGAGATGTGCTTACTCGGCGTATGTTACCTGATGGGCAGCCTATTCCAGGAAGTACGCTGCTCTTTTGGTCTTTGGTACTTATATTGTTAGGTGTGTCTCTGCGTACTTATGGCTGGCTCTTCTGTCTTACAGGGAGCTTGTTTTCAATAGGAGCTCTTCTTGTTTATCGTCATCATCGAAGAAAATTGTTAGAGAAAACCATTGAGGTCAGACGATCGGCACTACAACACCATTTGGATGTAACTGAAAAACAGTTGCCATGA
- a CDS encoding acyl carrier protein, giving the protein MEEQFYEAFRDVLDVEEKEFNKSDTFRDYEEWDSLANLSLIAMLDEEYGIIIPNDEFKNIATIGELIAEIEKRKG; this is encoded by the coding sequence ATGGAAGAACAATTCTATGAAGCGTTTAGAGATGTCCTTGATGTTGAAGAAAAGGAATTTAACAAATCGGACACCTTCAGGGATTATGAAGAGTGGGACTCTCTTGCGAACCTGTCGTTAATAGCCATGTTGGATGAAGAATATGGAATCATCATTCCAAATGATGAATTCAAGAACATTGCGACCATAGGAGAATTAATTGCGGAAATAGAAAAGAGGAAAGGCTAA
- a CDS encoding SDR family NAD(P)-dependent oxidoreductase — translation MNSPFSLAGKNILVTGASSGIGRALAIECSLQGAAVTISGRNSDRLAETLELLFKGPDHQCFIADLDVDEEVYALADSLSRLDGLILNAGLIKSMPAKFTKREHIDQIFNVNFYSTALLVQRLLKGRKLNTGASICLISSVASQYVSVGNTIYSASKGAVNSYTKALALELSSKQIRVNAILPGFVNTNLLSDSHVTAEELAVHEGKYPIGRFGTPQDVAYLGVYLLSDASSWMTGSLLTLDGGFSLR, via the coding sequence ATGAATAGTCCATTTAGTTTAGCTGGTAAAAACATTTTGGTGACAGGAGCCTCTTCCGGAATAGGAAGAGCACTGGCTATTGAGTGTTCGCTACAAGGGGCGGCAGTGACCATTTCTGGCAGAAATAGTGATCGACTAGCCGAAACCTTGGAATTGTTGTTCAAGGGCCCTGATCACCAGTGTTTTATCGCTGATTTGGATGTCGATGAAGAGGTCTATGCCTTGGCAGATAGTCTCTCACGCCTGGATGGGCTAATTCTAAATGCTGGTTTAATCAAGTCAATGCCTGCTAAATTCACCAAACGAGAGCACATTGATCAAATATTCAATGTTAATTTTTACAGTACTGCTCTTTTGGTGCAAAGGCTCTTGAAAGGTCGAAAGCTTAACACAGGTGCATCCATTTGTTTAATTTCATCGGTAGCCTCTCAGTATGTTTCGGTCGGTAACACTATTTATAGTGCTTCAAAGGGTGCTGTGAACTCTTACACCAAAGCGCTTGCCCTTGAGCTATCCAGTAAGCAAATCAGGGTAAACGCGATTCTTCCAGGGTTCGTCAATACGAACCTGCTGAGTGATAGCCATGTTACTGCAGAAGAACTTGCCGTGCACGAAGGAAAATACCCCATTGGGCGGTTTGGGACGCCCCAGGATGTTGCCTATCTAGGAGTTTATCTATTGTCGGATGCTTCTTCCTGGATGACAGGAAGTTTGTTGACTTTGGACGGAGGCTTTTCTTTAAGATAA
- a CDS encoding MBL fold metallo-hydrolase, giving the protein MYKIKKFVNAYRSSNTYILSNDTDNAIMIDAGGPDVDVVNTWLENNNKQLVAILLTHEHADHCLGLPQFYHQHKCDIYCTPECAKNIGISKQNMSFYIDEITTFEIDLPVKYVEDNQSLSIGGFELKVLKTPGHSPGGCCFYTQDLIFTGDTILNGIKSPVTFPHSSRKAYKASIDKILDVLQPKMLIWPGHGEAFSYVDKAQLVF; this is encoded by the coding sequence ATGTATAAAATCAAGAAATTCGTTAACGCTTATCGTAGTTCTAATACCTACATTCTATCAAATGATACGGATAATGCCATTATGATAGATGCAGGAGGCCCTGACGTAGATGTCGTTAATACATGGTTAGAAAATAACAATAAACAACTGGTTGCAATATTACTTACGCATGAACATGCGGATCATTGCTTAGGGCTGCCACAGTTTTACCATCAGCATAAATGTGATATTTATTGCACACCAGAATGTGCTAAGAATATTGGTATTAGCAAGCAAAATATGTCATTTTACATAGATGAGATCACTACTTTTGAAATCGATTTACCAGTTAAATATGTTGAGGATAATCAATCGTTAAGTATTGGAGGATTTGAGCTAAAGGTGTTAAAGACACCAGGTCATAGTCCGGGTGGATGCTGTTTTTATACCCAAGACCTAATATTTACGGGTGATACTATTTTAAATGGAATCAAATCCCCTGTTACATTTCCTCACAGTAGTCGAAAAGCCTACAAAGCGTCCATTGATAAAATACTTGACGTATTACAACCCAAAATGTTGATTTGGCCTGGGCATGGTGAAGCATTTAGCTATGTTGATAAGGCTCAATTAGTATTTTAA